A window of Pyrobaculum aerophilum str. IM2 contains these coding sequences:
- a CDS encoding winged helix-turn-helix domain-containing protein, protein MVVRVKTRVWVDKDGQEIIGPGIYNILKALEETGSIASAARKLGYSYKFIWTYIKKLEDVLGVPLVESRRGGKERGVSELTEVGKLLLSYYENMNKEVEQVVRAWEGKFTELLSHLDQYVSKPSREEEEIPYYEEE, encoded by the coding sequence GTGGTTGTACGAGTCAAGACGCGCGTCTGGGTAGATAAAGACGGACAGGAGATCATAGGGCCCGGCATATATAACATCCTCAAGGCGCTTGAGGAAACGGGCTCTATAGCCTCTGCCGCGAGAAAACTTGGCTACTCTTACAAATTCATCTGGACGTATATAAAAAAGCTTGAGGACGTGTTAGGAGTCCCCCTAGTTGAGTCAAGGCGGGGGGGCAAAGAGAGGGGAGTCTCAGAGCTCACGGAAGTGGGCAAGTTGCTCTTGAGCTACTACGAAAATATGAACAAAGAAGTAGAACAAGTGGTGAGGGCGTGGGAGGGGAAATTCACAGAGCTTTTATCTCACTTAGATCAGTACGTCTCTAAGCCGAGTCGTGAGGAGGAAGAGATTCCCTACTACGAGGAGGAGTAA
- a CDS encoding NUDIX domain-containing protein, producing MPAGHVEEGEAAVQAIIRKAREEIGILLKAVEFAYVMHRFEGHYRVDFFFKALEYEGTPVNMEPDKADHMAFFPLNSLPENTVPYVKKAIEDYFLRGRAYGEFFV from the coding sequence GTGCCTGCGGGGCATGTGGAAGAGGGCGAGGCGGCAGTTCAAGCAATTATCCGCAAGGCCCGCGAGGAGATAGGCATATTGCTAAAAGCCGTTGAGTTTGCGTATGTTATGCATAGATTTGAGGGCCATTACCGCGTGGATTTCTTCTTCAAAGCCTTAGAATACGAGGGAACGCCTGTGAACATGGAGCCAGATAAGGCGGATCACATGGCCTTTTTCCCGCTTAACTCCCTGCCGGAGAATACAGTTCCGTATGTTAAAAAGGCCATAGAGGATTACTTTTTACGCGGCAGAGCTTATGGGGAGTTTTTCGTATAA
- a CDS encoding phosphopyruvate hydratase → MQISDAWIRKVFTGRGDVTVEVELTVEDSVTGDVLVTRAAAPAGASRGAHEVLYFPEGGVDAALAAFEKLVAPEIVGLDVTEPYSTDGKLEEVDGTQRFEKIGGAVAIATSFAAAEAGAASLGVPLYSFIGGAYARRLPLPLGNVIGGGKHSRGLGPDIQEFLAMPLNPPDIYTAVYTNVEIHKRVLKYILKVDTSFTGGKNDEGAWTPRISSTTALKILREAAREVSGELGVEVGIGVDVAASSLWNGEKYVYKNEGVERDPREQFEFIAKLIEEYDLVYVEDPFHEEDFQSFAELRDRFKDRLIVGDDLFVTNPERIKKGGKIGAATGVIIKPDQIGTLLRAHQAVSAAREFGMRVIVSHRSGDTEYKTLAHIAVGFGAEVIKTGIMGGERTAKLNELIRIGDYLGKWATITQIRIH, encoded by the coding sequence ATGCAGATTAGCGATGCATGGATTCGGAAGGTGTTCACAGGCAGAGGCGACGTCACAGTGGAGGTGGAGCTAACAGTGGAAGACTCGGTTACTGGCGATGTGTTGGTAACGCGCGCCGCGGCGCCAGCCGGCGCGTCGCGAGGGGCGCACGAGGTGTTGTATTTCCCCGAGGGCGGAGTCGATGCCGCGTTAGCTGCCTTTGAAAAACTAGTGGCCCCTGAAATCGTGGGACTGGACGTAACTGAGCCGTATTCTACAGATGGAAAGCTGGAAGAAGTAGACGGCACTCAGAGATTTGAGAAAATAGGCGGCGCAGTGGCCATCGCCACTTCTTTCGCAGCCGCCGAGGCCGGCGCGGCATCTTTAGGAGTGCCGCTCTACTCCTTTATAGGGGGGGCTTATGCCAGAAGGTTGCCTCTGCCTCTCGGCAATGTAATTGGAGGCGGCAAGCACAGTAGAGGTCTAGGGCCTGATATTCAGGAGTTCCTCGCCATGCCTCTCAACCCGCCGGATATATACACTGCAGTGTACACCAACGTGGAAATACATAAACGCGTTCTGAAGTATATACTAAAGGTGGACACCTCCTTTACGGGGGGTAAAAACGATGAGGGGGCTTGGACGCCTCGCATCTCGTCCACTACAGCTCTGAAAATTTTGAGAGAGGCGGCGAGGGAGGTAAGTGGCGAGCTTGGCGTAGAAGTGGGCATTGGCGTAGATGTCGCCGCGTCTAGCCTGTGGAACGGCGAGAAGTATGTGTATAAAAACGAGGGAGTAGAGCGCGACCCCCGCGAGCAATTTGAATTCATTGCGAAACTCATAGAGGAGTACGATCTGGTCTACGTGGAGGATCCCTTCCACGAGGAGGACTTTCAATCATTTGCCGAATTGAGAGATAGGTTTAAAGATAGGTTAATTGTCGGCGACGATTTGTTTGTCACAAACCCTGAGCGTATTAAAAAAGGCGGTAAAATAGGCGCGGCCACTGGAGTGATAATAAAGCCCGACCAAATAGGCACGCTCCTCAGGGCACATCAAGCGGTGTCTGCCGCCAGAGAATTCGGCATGCGCGTAATTGTCTCTCACAGATCTGGAGACACTGAATACAAGACGTTGGCCCATATAGCTGTAGGCTTCGGCGCGGAGGTTATAAAGACGGGGATTATGGGCGGGGAGAGGACTGCGAAATTAAACGAGTTGATTAGAATTGGCGATTACCTAGGCAAGTGGGCTACAATTACTCAAATCCGCATACACTGA
- a CDS encoding archaeal proteasome endopeptidase complex subunit beta — MTTTVGIAVKDGVVLATDKRVTAGYYIAHKRGEKIWKIDDHVAATMSGGVADLQSVLSFLTLRAHEYKIEYKRPIPISALVNYMSLILFYSRPYIYIVHSIIGGVDEEEGAVLYMVDWLGTVTKEKYIATGSGSPYAKGALEVGYREDMTLEDAVDLAIKAVKAAIRNDPGSGEGIDVVVITRKEGFKRVFTTQQKLVLPSL; from the coding sequence TGTTGGCTACTGACAAACGTGTAACTGCCGGCTATTATATTGCACACAAGAGGGGGGAAAAGATATGGAAAATTGACGACCACGTGGCGGCCACAATGTCAGGGGGAGTGGCCGATTTACAGTCAGTATTATCCTTCTTAACGCTACGCGCCCATGAGTATAAAATAGAGTATAAAAGGCCTATTCCCATCAGCGCGTTAGTGAACTATATGTCTTTAATTTTATTCTACTCGCGTCCCTATATTTACATAGTACATTCAATTATTGGAGGGGTGGACGAGGAGGAGGGGGCTGTGCTTTACATGGTTGACTGGCTAGGCACTGTGACTAAAGAGAAATACATAGCGACTGGAAGCGGCTCGCCTTATGCCAAAGGCGCTTTAGAGGTGGGGTACAGAGAGGACATGACTCTAGAGGACGCAGTTGATTTAGCCATAAAGGCCGTTAAGGCGGCTATAAGAAACGACCCAGGATCAGGCGAGGGAATTGATGTAGTTGTCATAACGAGAAAAGAGGGCTTTAAGAGAGTATTTACAACGCAACAAAAATTAGTATTGCCAAGTCTATAA
- the moaA gene encoding GTP 3',8-cyclase MoaA, whose amino-acid sequence MLFDKYGRSLQKLRYVVNDECNYNCVFCHFEGQSRRQGRYLTAEDYGFVTSVFKSLGVADFKITGGEPLLRGDIDLIVANIAKTGAYVTLTTNGYLLRKWVRKLQAAGLKRANVSIHTTDPEKYSKITGVPPSAFREVLRGLTEARDVGISLKLNAVVLRGINTDRDSVKNLVKLAASLGAALQFIELMPSGWGASVFNELYEPIETLVNIIFELGGRPAGVRKELHNRPLYNIAGVTVELIKNFSNPTFCSGCTTMRLTSDGKLKTCIYADSSVDLMPYIKSRDVEGLLYAVRTALARREPRFKLYSSS is encoded by the coding sequence ATGCTTTTTGATAAATATGGGAGGTCCTTACAAAAGCTGAGGTATGTCGTCAACGATGAGTGTAATTACAATTGCGTTTTTTGCCATTTTGAAGGGCAGTCGAGGCGGCAGGGGAGGTATTTAACTGCAGAAGATTACGGGTTTGTTACTTCGGTTTTTAAATCGTTGGGAGTGGCGGATTTTAAAATAACTGGCGGCGAGCCATTGTTAAGAGGAGACATAGATTTAATAGTGGCCAACATAGCTAAAACCGGCGCCTATGTTACGCTTACTACAAACGGCTATTTGTTAAGGAAATGGGTGAGGAAACTACAAGCCGCTGGCCTTAAAAGGGCAAATGTGTCTATACACACAACAGATCCTGAGAAATACTCTAAAATAACCGGAGTCCCCCCAAGCGCCTTCCGAGAGGTATTAAGAGGCCTTACAGAGGCTAGAGATGTGGGGATTTCGCTAAAGCTCAACGCCGTGGTTTTACGCGGCATTAACACAGACAGAGATAGCGTGAAGAATTTAGTAAAACTCGCCGCATCCCTGGGCGCCGCTTTACAATTTATTGAGCTTATGCCGAGCGGGTGGGGGGCCAGCGTTTTTAACGAGCTTTACGAGCCGATAGAGACTCTTGTAAACATCATATTCGAATTAGGGGGCAGGCCTGCAGGGGTGAGAAAGGAGCTACACAATAGACCTCTTTATAATATAGCCGGCGTCACAGTAGAATTAATAAAGAATTTCAGTAATCCCACGTTTTGTAGCGGTTGCACCACAATGCGCTTGACAAGCGACGGCAAATTGAAGACGTGCATTTACGCCGACTCTTCCGTGGATTTAATGCCTTATATAAAGAGCCGGGACGTAGAAGGCTTGCTTTACGCAGTGCGCACAGCCCTCGCCAGAAGAGAGCCGAGGTTTAAGCTTTACTCCTCCTCGTAG